accatttgacccagctattccccttcttgtactattccctaaagaccttaaaagagcatactatagggatactgctacatcgatgttcatagcagcacaattcacaatagctagactgtggaaccaacctaaatgcccttcaatagatgaatggataaaaaaaaatgtggcatttatacacaatggagtattactctgcactaaaaaatgacaaaatcacggaatttgcagggaaatggatggcatttgagcagattatgctaagtgaagttagccaatccttaaaaaacaagtgccaaatgtcttctttgatataaggagaacaactaagaacagagcagggaggaagagcatgagaagaagattaacattaaacagggatgagaggtgggagggaaagggagagagaagggaaattgcatggaaatggaagtagagcctcattgttacacaaaattacatataagaggaagtgaggggaaaggggaaaaaagggggagaaatgaatcacagtagatggggtagagagagaagatgggaggggaggggaggagaggggggataggagAGTATAGGAAAGGCATCAGAATACAACAgagactagtatggcagtattttaaaaagtggatgtgtaaccgatgtgattctgcaatctgtatatggctaaaaatgggagttcataacccacttgaatcaaatgtatgaaatatgtcaagaactatgtaatgttttgaacaactaataataaaaatttaaaaaaagaaaaagaaaaaaattaaacaagatgATAAACCCTTAACCAAACAAtccaaaagagagagaagatgcaATTCAGAaatttagagatgaaaaaggagatcaCCACAGACACTTCTATGCAGCAAatcattagaaaatattttgaaaatctatactCCAACAAATTGGAAAATCTAGAAAACTTTAAAAGTTTTCTAAAAGACATTGACATATGACCTGCCTAAATTGAACCAGGAAGATATacaaaacctaaacagaccaatatcaagcagTGAAATTCAAATAGCAATTAAAaatcttccaacaaagaaaaatcCAGGACCGGattgattctcagctgagttctatcaaaaatttaaaaaactaacaCCAGTCTTATTCAAATTATTCTATAAAATTGAAAAGGAGGGAACACTTTCAAACATATTCTATGAAGCCACTATCACCCTGATATCAATACCAAACAAACACACATCAAGAAAgataactacagaccaatatccctggtaaacatagacacaaaaatctTTGATAAAACAGTAGCAACTGAATTCAAAAACACTTTAAGAAGATAgcataccatgatcaagtgggttttaTTCCAGGGATGCTAGGTTTATTCAACATacacaaattaataaatataatttatcacaTAAATATAACTAAGGACAAGAATcaaatgatcatctcaatagatgcagaaaatatcttttataaaaatccagtatgcattcatgttaaaaacactgaagaaactaggAATACGAGGAAATTACTTCAATATTATAAAGACAATTTGTGAAaactcaaagccaacatcatactgtatgaagaaaaactgaaagtattTCCTCCAAAATCAGGAAGAGGACAAGGATGTCTACTCTCACCACTTGTTTTCAATatatttcttgaaacactagccagagcaatcaggaaagaggaaaaaattaaagggaggcaaatagaaaaagaagaagtctcactctctctgtttgtggaggacatgatcctatatttataagacccaaaaaactccgcagaagacttctagatctgatttttttatttcaacataGTTGTAAAATATaagatcaacactcataaatcaatagATTTCCTAATCTCCAATAGTGAATCTTtcaagaaagaaatcagaaaaataatcccatttacaataacttcaaaaaataaaacacttgggaATTGATTTAACTAAAGAGGTAAAAGACTTCTACAGTGAATACTATGCAATACTGAGGAAAGAAgtggaagaagaccttagaagatgtgaagaccttgggctggggatgcggctcaagcggtaacacgctcacctggcatgttctgggtgctgggttcaatcctcagcaccacataaaaataaaataaagatgttgtgtccactgaaaactaaaaaataaatattaaaaagttctctctctctctctctctctctctctctcacacacacacactctctctctctctctctcttaaaaaaaaaagaagaagaagatgtgaagaccttagaagatgttgAATACCTATCATGTTATTAcacaggcagaactaacattgtcaaaatgactacagtaccaaaagtgttatacataGTTGGTGTAAtcctcatcaaaataccaatgacattcttcactgaagtagaaaaaaacagtcctaaaattcatatggaaaaataaaatatccacaatagtcaaagcaatccttagcaagaagtgtTACACTGGAGGCAACACAgtacctgatctcaaattatactacaagaatatagtaacaaaaacagcatggtattggcatcaaaacagacttAAAGACCAGTAGAATAGAATAAAAGTCACAGACACAAATCCACATAGCTACATttatctgatacttgacaaaggtgccaaaaatatatgttggagaaaatacAGCATTTTTGTGCTGGAAAAAATGGATATCCATACACAGAAAAGTGAAACTAGATCCCTACCTCTTGCtgtgagcaaaagtcaaatctaatagatcaaagacttaggaattagttCAGAAACTTTGCAAGTACTATAAGAAAACATAGATTCAACACTCCAACACATCACTTCAGGCACTAACTTTCCTAAAAAGACCACTgtaactcaagaaataaaaccaagaatcaataagtgagatAGCATCAAactaagcttctgcacagcagagGAAACAAAAGCATGAGGAGCAAGTATACAGTATGGAAGAAAAATTTTCCCAGCTACACATCTGACAGGGGAttaatacaaagaactcaaaaaacttaacactaaaaagaaaacaataaatggCAAGCCAAATAAActaagtaaacatttctcaaaagaagaaacaaaaaagtcaacaaatatgagaaaaaatgttcaatttccctagtgattagagaaatgcaaatcaagagtacactgagatttcatctcacaccaatcAGATTGACAAGTATcaagaacaaataataataaatgctagtgAGGATGTGAGGAGAAAGGTACAGCCATATATCATGACTGGGACTACAAATCAGTTCAATCACTCTGGAGAGCAGCATGGAGatgccttaaaaataaaaacccagaaATGAAATCACCATATGACCAGCTATTATGTTCCTCAGAATttatccaaaaaaattaaaatcagcatataatAGTGATACATACTTACCAATATTTACAGCATCACAATCCACTATAGCCAAATTATAGGACTAACCCAGGtgctcatcaacagatgaatggatttagaAAACATACACAAATGAGTTTTACtcatctacaaaaaaagaatgaaaattatggcatttgctggtaaatgcatGAAAATGGAGAACATTATTCTAAattaaataagccagactcagaaaatcaggtTCAAATGTTTTGTCTCATATGCAGAAAGTAAAGCAAAATAAGGGGGAAATGGATATCACAAAGACAGAAGGATAATCGGTGGAGTAGAAGGATATTGGTAGGGATAAACGTGGGACAGGAAAGGGGAGAAATGAAGGAATGAACTTGTTAGAATTAACTTATTTGCATTTATAAATATACTACAGTGAATTCTGAATTTATGTCTATAAAGCACTACTTAAAatgaacagataaataaatagaaggaagagcaGTATAGTAGAGGAAGCAaaacaggggagggaggagatgaGAGAAAGAAGAGGCATCAGGGACTAAAATTGAGCAAATTAAACTTCAGGCATGCATGATTAGGTCGAAATGAGcccaactattatgtataactataatgcactatatGTGCCTAACaaatgtggggcactgggttctatcctcagcaccacatgaataaataaaacaaaggtattgtatccatctacaactaaaagaaaattttaaagatcaataatggaaacaccatatgacccagttatcccactccttgttatttatccaaaaaaattaaaatcagcatactatcatGATATATGCATTCAAGACaccatagccaagttatggaaccaggctaggtgtccatcagcagatcaatgtgtaaaaaaaaatgtggtatatatacacaatggagttttacttagccataaagaaaaatgaaattatgtcatttgctggtaaatggatggaactagagaacattatgtgaaatgaaatgaaacaaaCTCTGAAAGTCAAGAGTTGAATgtttagagagaaaaaaaaattgttatggatcttatgaaaatagaaggtgtcgcgaccccttgcccgcaaggaagacgcaactcaggaatcttctttcagcagtttattcaggccttgattaaagtatcttttagtgacctccCTCTCTacccccgagcgcccaagcacagcctaataaagcctcccacgtaccaatcttaagccgccgcatggatctttcttatagggtggcaagggatagcgtgccaactctccacaaaagaatttgtttatcacaggccacagtggaagccggcgccatcttctaatggcggccacaatctacaacaatggcttaccacaagaAGGGAAGCTGCACAtagtggtatacacctgtaatcccagctattcatgaAGCTGGTGTAAGAGGATCACAATTGCAAgaccatcctgggcaacttagtaaggccctacttcaaaataaaaaataaaaaatcctgggggtgcagctcatTTGGAAAACAATCCTGTATTCAATAcccaggaaggaagggagggaaggaaataaaagatgaaaaatagaagggagactagaaagaaaagatggagagggaggagaggacaAGGAGAGGTACTGAGAAATGAAATTGACCAAGTTATACTATGTGGATATATGACTATGTCACAACAAATCCCATTTTAAGTAtagttataatgcaccaatttaaaagaTAAATAGGATACCAATAGAATACAGGAAAGAGTttgggagagggagaaagagagaaacaggggAAGTACTGGAAAatgaaatggaacaaattatgttatatgcatatgtcacaatgaatccactattatgtataattacaatgcacaaataaaaaaaacaatacatatttacttatttatacccCAGTAATTCCTCTTAGATACCCAACACAATTTTTGACTCTATGCCTCAAAGAGACATAAAAATTGTTTACTGTAAAACCTTTCATGTGAACCAAAAATGCCCACCAGCAAGGAAATAGATAAAATGActataatatatacacacaatgaaatattttatagtagTGAAAATAGCCATAAATACACAAATTAACTTAGTAaaaatattaagtgaaaaaaggaaagccctaaaatagtaaataaaatatggtGCCCTTTCTATGTGTTCAAaaacaactaaaatttaaaatacatgatatttatgcattcaCACATATGTTGTATATGAATTATTTCCTAAAGAATAGATGTGACTAACCCAAAATTCAATGTCATGATTTTCCTGGATTTCAGTCAGAAACAAAGAAAGAGTGTAAAAGAATGTAGATAACTTTGGCATTTGGCAAGTTTCTGGTCCTTGAATAAATGTTAgattcaaggatttttttttaattcattgaaAATTAAACAATTATCATATGGTCATAAACCTAGAATTATTATTACTCTCTAAATTTGTTAAAATTGAAGATTTTCTGTCTTGTGAACACTATACCTAGATAACTTAATTTCTCCATTTAGTTAATATCTTACCCATTGCAGAAACTATTTTCAATTAAATGTTAATTTCTATAGCTAaggtttaaatatttaatttcctaAGTTTGATGTATTACATAATTAAATCATTTCTTAATTTCcatcaaagaaatataaaaagaaaaataaaagataatgtcctaaaacaatttttcataaaACTGTAATTTGGATATATgacctctatgatttgtttaatcACCTCCATGGGGCATCAGTCCCAAAGGTCTAAGCCACATCAACACAGACAACCTTCACATAAATATATCCTTGCTACATGGTAATGATTTTTGgaacacacataaataaatacagtGCCCTTCTGGTTTAATTAGGCAATAATTTACCTACAAATATGAGTAACAAGAGAATACACTAAAAGACTACAAATATTGAGCcaaaaatacatttaacaaaAACTGATTCATCAAGTTTTCCACCAATACCACATCTAGTTTTTCTCTAGCATCTGAATTAAATAGAGATTGCCATTAAATCTTATCTATTTCAATTGTTGAATTAAAATGTGATTGGGTTGTAATatccatataaataaattttggtTAATCCAATTTTTCAATAACTTGCCCCataagaatttttttctgaattattaATTAAATGAATCATACTCCTAATGGAAACATGGATGCATTTGGACTACATGAGAGTGTGGCAGCTGTGGATTCTTAGCTCTTGAAAAtacattctaattttttttttacttctggtAAGTATTCTCTCTTATCTGAAAAAGATACAGGGTAGAAAATAGATCCTAGTTGGCACAGGCCTTAGTctgaaattaaatataaatagaaagtacagtatatttatataatataaaactAATACTAACATACAAATGCCCTCTAAGGAATGAAGGTTAAATTTTAACAATGGCAGTTAGTGTATTTTGAAGTGCCTGAATGTTATTCATGCATCAAGcatatgcaaaataatttatatttactACATAAACTAATATTCCTCACAACCATCTTACAAAATAGGTACTACTATAATAACTATTTTATCCATCAGCAGAAGTTAACAGAAGATAATTGGCTTCCTCACCTTCACATAGTGAGAAAGTGACTGAGACCAGATGTAATAAAATCACAGGTAATCTGAATTTACAGTCTAGGGTCTTAActattgtgatattgtctttttcttcttgggCTTTCTATGGCTATGATAATATACCTCTTCCTTTATACTTAATAAAAAAGccaatgaatttattttttaatattcatttttcagttttaggtggacacaatatctttattttatttttatgtggtgccaagaatcGAATGTGGCTCATTTCTAATTCTTTCTCATTGTCTTGCCACATCATTAAGTACATCTGAAGtatgattaaatattttttactcattttgttttaaattgcactaaagaaaataaaatgccaaACTATGGTAGCTTATTGGGAACTGAAGTCCAtaatatgaaaaatgaaaatctgaGTTTCAAGTAAAATGTAGTAtgcatcttttttattttctatttcttcaactCCACTGTAATgtcccattttttatatttatataatttttgtttattttgttttttaaaaaaactttattgtataaatttaaaatttagacAATATTCAATATGTGAATAGTAATGATTTAATCAAAATAATTAGCTTTTTcaactcattttttaaattgaaattaaaataatatttagtaTGCAGTCCAATACTTAAATAatatggaaaatatttaaaaatgttaaacgaAAAGACTTGATTGAACTCACAACATTAAGTACTATAATGAATAATTCTTGTCATggcagtatttctaagaatatttaGGGCCTTATCTAATCCAAGCTTCAGATTGAACTAATGTTTTACACCTCCTAAAAGGAGTCACAtgggggctaggattgtggctcagcggtagagcgcatgcctagcatgtgcaatgccctgggttcaatcctcggcaccacataaaaataaataaataaaatataggtattgtgtccaactacaactaaaaaaatatatatttttttttttatatatgtggggctggggttgtggctcaagcggtagagtgctcacctggcatgcctgcagcccgggttcgatcctcagcaccacatacaaaccaagatgttgtgtccgccaataactaaaaaataaaatattaaaaaattctctctctctctctctctctctctctctctctctctcaaaaattaGTCACATGTATTTTAGAAAATGTATACAGATTATAGACATCCACTGTGCTCTCCAACAGTATAAAACACCTGGTGTACTCTACTCACTTTTGTACACAATAATTTGAAATATTTGATAAACTATGATTTGTCTAGTACAAATTAACCAAGAAAACATGGAAATTTAGATCATGTACTGCTCAGAAAAACTGAAAGTGTATTTAGTCTAAAAAAGAGTACATATGTAAGATTTTTCAGATAAGCCAAACTAACACAACATCATCGAGAGAAGTAtaattggctttttttttaacttgtcaatggacctttattttttttacttacttatatgtggtgctgaggattgaacccagtgtctcacacatgtaagacaaatgctcttccactgagctacagctacagTTCCAGTATATTTGGCTTTCTATGGTTAAAATGATGGAAGTCATTATTATAAACATTAGGACAGTGGATACTCCAGGGGACAGCAAGGCAGTATAATAGAGATAATTGGTAACTTTGTATTTCTTCACTCAGGTGatagttaaaaaaatattttcctatatTCCTCAAGCTTTTACTTTTGTTTGTGTATCCCTCTTTTATTTTATAATGATACTAACATATGGTGGGTTTTTAAATTAAGGCATGTTGAAATAACTTATTCTATGTTGTTTTTATAATAAAGAAAGAGATTCAGTGCCTACATGTTACAAGGAAGCATCTTTAGCATTGATTAAAGGAAGAAAAGCACTCCATGTACAACTGACTTGCCTGTcataaatgttgtatgaaatatgAGTTGTGTGAATAATCTGTGGAAGGATATCCTATGCAAGAACAAAAGTTGGATTTTGAGGCCCATTTCAACTTTAAAATTAATGCTTTGAAAGTTACCAGTACCATAACAATTTTAAGCAATCAAAACATCCCAGTATTTTTGTATTTAGGGAGCTCAAGCCATCTTCTGTTCATGGGCTTTATCACCTCAATAAatacattataattgtacatatttatgtgcAAAGGTATGTCTATACCTTTTAAGAGTTATGGGAAAAGATTTAAGACAATCAAGATTAGCTTTAAACCATGACGGTAAAATAACTAGTGTGAAACATGAAGAGAATAAAGAATACATAGAATAAAAATGATTCAAATATAAGTGGATATGTTTTATCAATTTTAGAATTAAACAATAACACAGCTCCAAGTGCTATCACAAATATTAACCCTCACATTGTGTAAGGGGCTATTATTATAGTCTATGATTATATTCTATTCTTTACATATAAAGAACCTGGTACACAATCAGGTTAAATaattacaaaacaacaacaaaaacaacatgctTCCCAATGGTGGAGCTGTGATTTGATGCCAGGCAATTGGAGTTTAGAATCTGTGCTTAAGCACTGTGCTTGACTTAACTGACATCCTACTATGTAAAAATGTAAATTGAATTCACAGTTTTTACTGAGGAAAAACTATATCTTTTTCTCATCCATCTGATAATAAAAGTATCTTCCATATGACCATTATGTTATCATCATGTTTGAACTAAAGTGCTTATATTAATGATACTTGagatattttatctatattttataATGCAACTGAAATAATTCAAGTGGTTATTCCTTGTCTGCAAAGACACTGTAAAAGTAAAGTATACTGGGTCTGAAGTGTATGGTCAGAAATaacatataaaaaattaattcaatTATTAAAGAGTCTATATTTTTGATGATACAAAACTCAGAAATAGTAAAATTGATTAAATCTTTATCCTTGTATGTACTCATTTTAGCATGAAAGATATGATGATTTTATAGAAATGGTTCCAAAGCAACAAAAGATTCACTCATGTGATCAGTAAATTTTACAAGTATAAACAATTTGCTGAGAGTTTAATAAATTATTGTTTTCATTACCTGTATACCTAATTTGGCAAACTGGACACATGATAAGAGCTTATAATGGTGGTTGCTAAGTGTTTGTTGTGACCAAAAGTTCAATTCTTAACTTTGTAACAAATAGATTAGGTTAGTTAGGTAATGAAGTATTAGTAATTATAACAATTGCCAAAAACATGGCATCTatacatgtaaataaatataatgaaaaatattagccaggtgcagtgacacatACTTATAACCCTcctggctcaggaggcagagggaaggggatcacaggttcaaagccagcctcagcaacttagtgaggccctaaccaacttagaaagaacctgtctctaacgacaaatataaaaagagctggggcatggctcagtggttgagtgctcctgagttcaatcaccagtaccaggaaaaaaacagaagagaagaaaagaaaagaaaaaatattatttctcaGCAACCAaaacacagtttttaaaaaagtacagCTATGAATGCCAGAATTGTTACAAAAAGCAGGAAAAATATGAGTACTAAAATAAGTGCAGTAAAAGAGATTATCAGATAAAGATGTTTAGAAGTGAATATGGAAAATTTTTTCTGCTACCAAACAGTggagtttaaaaaataaacacgTCATTTTACTTTTTTACCTCAAGCACAGCTCCTTTTGATAAAGGAAAGACATCATAATCAAGTGATCAAGAGACAAATAGTGCCATGGTTCCAAGGAGAAAAAACGCCTCAAAATATATCCCACTCTTAAAATCATGTGATTGACTTTATGGATTTATTGCTTAATTAAAATACATGGAACCATggataatatggcatattaaggcTTTTCAATGATTTACAATTCAGTGTGATTGCATATAGCATATTATTTTTAGAATCACTTTAGCTATAGTGGAATATGGAGATTCTAAAGGCAcgaaaacaaatatgaaaaatgAGCCAAATGGGGAAAAAACATTCAATTAATTAAGTTTTGATACCCATGACAAACATCAgagatttagaattctacctaaaGCTAATACTGTCTTTGATTACCATATTATTGTCTTTCATAAGAAACAATGGAAACAAGCAATGGAAGTTTCAGAACAGACTTCATCCTTCTAGGGTTTTCTGATCAACCTCAACTAGAGAGCATCATCTCTGTGGTTGTCTTCATCTTCTATATTGTGACTCTGGTAGGAAACACAACCATCATTCTTGTATCTTATCTAGACACCCAACTTCATACCCccatgtatttcttcttatctaatttgtCCTTTTTGGACCTCTGTTATACAACAAGCATTATCCCCCAGATGCTGGCAAATCTATGGGGTCCCAAAAAATCTATTACATATGGAGGGTGTGTGCTCCAATTCTTCTTTGCCCTTGACCTGGGAGCCACAGAATGTCTTCTCTTGGCTGTGATGGCCTATGATCGCTATGCTGCTGTCTGTCAACCTCTTCACTACACAGTAATAATGCACCCTGAGCTTTGCCAAAAGTTGGTGCTGACCTCCTGGTTGGGTGGTCTTGGCAGTGCCTTAATTCTTTGCTCTTTGACTATGAAGTTGCCAAGATGTGGACACCGGGAAGTAGATAATTTTTTCTGTGAAATGCCAGCATTGATCAAGATGGCTTGTGTCTATTCAAAAGTAATTGAGATTGTTGTCTTTACTCTTGGAGTTATATTTCTTCTAGTACCTCTATCATTAATTCTCATTTCATATGGAGTTATCATTCGAGCTGTAATGACAATCAAATTGGCAGCAAGGTGGAAAAAGATCCTTAATACATGTGGTTCTCACCTCACAGTAGTAACTCTATTTTATGGAACACTCATTTATATGTACATGAAACCACAGAACAGCACATCTCAAGAACAAGGAAAGTTCTTTACTCTCTTTTACACAGTCATCACACCAAGCCTTAATCCTCTGATCTACACTTTAAGAAACAAAGATGTGAAGAGTGCAGTGAAGAGAAtattacagattaaaaaaaaacattcaacaaagtcatGAGTGACAAGGAAAAAATGTGTCAAAGCACAGAAAAGTAAAGAAATATTGTTCTTTATTAATGaagtttaattaatttattcaaaTACATGAATACATGTCTAAAATTTACCAGAATTTCTACCAGAGACTTTTAACTTTGTAAATAGATATTAAATTGAAGAAGTACTAAGGAGATAAAGATATATATGTAAAACATAAGCACCAAGACCAATCATGGACTATAGATAAAAATGTAAtgatgaaatataataaataatatctttagtttatgTTAATGTTTAAGTCACTTAAAACACCTCTGACTTAAAGGAAGAGAAAGGTAATACAGTTTTTCTTTCACAGGCATAATATTGTAAAATCttcaatatatattttcttcaaatatattttcttggaaatatatttttggaaaccagaaaaataaaaataaaatcatcctCATTATCTCTAGCCCATAAATAGTCATGgagatttttagttgattttatttattcctaTTTATATTAAAGTTTTAATCATATTCCATTTGGTATCCTATATTTCTCTCAGTGTATGCTTTTATATCAATGATGATATCACCCCCAAGGGGGTAAAAGTCAAAACTGAGGAAAAGTGACAAAAATCAGATATTAAAATGGTTGGTGGCTCTACAAAAGGCACTGCAccacatatacacacagtatATGTATGGCATTAAAATCATTAGGAAGGAAatgatgataataaaaataaaacaggttGAGAATACTTAGTGTTGGGTTTTCCCaatccagatcttaaactataccacagagctacagtaaTAAAAGTGGCAtgctattggcaccaaaatagacccaTAGGCCAGTGGCacagaagagaagacacaggGACTAACCCACaagaatacagttatctcatactagacaaagatgccaaaaactttcactggagaaaatatagcctattcaacaaatggtgctggcaaaactggaaaagcatatgtagcaaaatgaaattaaaactctaTCAAATcacaatggatcaaagacttaggcactagaacagaaaccctatgcctaacagaagaaaatgtaggccaaaTTTTCATCATATTGGCCtaagatctgacttccttaacaagacccctaaagctcaagaagtaaaatcaagaatcaatacatgggatggattcaaattaaaaagattttttcagcaaatgaaacaatcagtaatgtgaggagagagcctacagattgggagaaaatctttaccacatgcacctccaataaagcattaatctctaggatatataaagaactcaaaaaagttaacaccaaaaaaacaaataatccaaccaATAACTGcaataaggaactgaacagatacttcacagaagaagatattcaatcaatcaacaaatatatgaaaaagtgttcaacgtctctatcaattagagaaatgcaaatcaaaactacaccaagattttcatctcactccagtcagaatggcaatcatcaaaaatacaggcaacaataaatattggcgaggatgtggaggaaaaagtacactcagacatt
This region of Callospermophilus lateralis isolate mCalLat2 chromosome 6, mCalLat2.hap1, whole genome shotgun sequence genomic DNA includes:
- the LOC143402152 gene encoding putative olfactory receptor 2W6, whose protein sequence is METSNGSFRTDFILLGFSDQPQLESIISVVVFIFYIVTLVGNTTIILVSYLDTQLHTPMYFFLSNLSFLDLCYTTSIIPQMLANLWGPKKSITYGGCVLQFFFALDLGATECLLLAVMAYDRYAAVCQPLHYTVIMHPELCQKLVLTSWLGGLGSALILCSLTMKLPRCGHREVDNFFCEMPALIKMACVYSKVIEIVVFTLGVIFLLVPLSLILISYGVIIRAVMTIKLAARWKKILNTCGSHLTVVTLFYGTLIYMYMKPQNSTSQEQGKFFTLFYTVITPSLNPLIYTLRNKDVKSAVKRILQIKKKHSTKS